A portion of the Halobacterium zhouii genome contains these proteins:
- a CDS encoding AAA family ATPase, producing MDVDTAARTTTDVTDAVSEAVVTDRAFLETVLSGALARGHVLLEDVPGTGKTLTARSLANALGLEFTRIQFTPDLLPADITGSHVYDADTESFDFNPGPVFANVVLADEINRAPPKTQAALLEAMEEGQVSVDGETRQLPDPFFVIATQNPVEQEGTFRLPEAQRDRFAVKADIGYPDRGGERELIDRRADRTTTTPEVSQVVEDDALARLQTVPETVTVADGVRDYVVDVGRATREDDRVEVGVSPRGIQKLFEVARARAVVHGRDYVTPDDVKQVARPVLVHRLVLTGQANVEQTDAADVVADVLDRVDVPAVS from the coding sequence ATGGACGTCGACACCGCCGCCCGGACGACGACCGACGTGACCGACGCCGTGAGCGAGGCGGTCGTGACCGACCGCGCGTTCCTCGAGACCGTGCTGTCGGGGGCGCTCGCCCGCGGCCACGTCCTCCTCGAGGACGTCCCCGGCACCGGAAAGACGCTCACCGCGCGCAGCCTCGCGAACGCGCTCGGCCTCGAGTTCACCCGCATCCAGTTTACCCCCGACCTCCTCCCCGCGGACATCACCGGCTCGCACGTCTACGACGCCGACACCGAATCGTTCGACTTCAACCCCGGTCCCGTGTTCGCGAACGTGGTGCTGGCCGACGAGATCAACCGCGCCCCGCCGAAGACGCAGGCCGCACTCCTCGAAGCAATGGAGGAAGGACAGGTCAGCGTCGACGGCGAGACGCGCCAACTTCCCGACCCGTTCTTCGTCATCGCCACCCAGAACCCCGTCGAGCAGGAAGGGACGTTCCGCCTCCCCGAAGCCCAGCGCGACCGCTTCGCAGTGAAGGCCGACATCGGCTATCCGGACCGCGGCGGCGAGCGCGAACTCATCGACCGCCGCGCCGACCGAACCACCACCACGCCCGAAGTCTCGCAGGTCGTCGAGGACGACGCGCTCGCGCGCCTCCAGACCGTTCCCGAGACCGTCACCGTCGCGGACGGCGTGCGGGACTACGTCGTCGATGTCGGGCGCGCCACCCGCGAGGACGACCGCGTCGAGGTCGGCGTCAGCCCGCGCGGCATCCAGAAACTGTTCGAGGTCGCCCGCGCCCGCGCCGTCGTCCACGGCCGCGACTACGTCACCCCCGACGACGTCAAGCAGGTCGCCAGGCCTGTGCTCGTCCACCGCCTCGTGCTCACCGGCCAGGCGAACGTCGAACAGACCGACGCCGCGGACGTCGTCGCGGACGTCCTCGACCGCGTGGACGTGCCGGCGGTCTCCTGA
- a CDS encoding ATP-grasp domain-containing protein yields MTHTEGNAVVVPALARAPSSVACLRSLGRRNVPTIAVSEHEHSPGLHSKYAEETHTVPDPTDDVDAYADALLSLAARDNVVTIIPVREVDTYVLAKYRREFGEHVETVWPTLDTLRGVQDRVRLFDAADAADVGAPETGLLDEWDDWSEEVIVKPRFTLNAAEYHDSFEETHRHQTSTQYVPAGEEPDIDSYLEDVGHVPLVQEYVRDSDEYAFFALCDHGEPVASFQHQQLRGYRYSGGASAYRKAIDDPELEAAGRRLLGELDWHGLAMVEFLKDPATGEYRLMEINPRFWTSLPFTVQAGVDLPYYYWLLAVDAANAIQSGYDVGARGHLLRGEALFLHSVLTEDNPLAPRPSLAGSMLEVAYTVARYPRFDNFSLDDPGPFVQDVKNSLEELLAGRTS; encoded by the coding sequence GTGACCCACACAGAAGGTAACGCAGTGGTCGTTCCGGCGCTCGCCCGCGCGCCGAGCAGCGTCGCGTGTCTCCGCTCGCTCGGCCGACGGAACGTCCCGACGATAGCGGTCTCGGAGCACGAACACTCGCCGGGCCTCCACTCGAAGTACGCCGAGGAAACGCACACCGTCCCTGACCCCACCGACGACGTCGACGCCTACGCCGACGCGCTGCTGTCGCTGGCGGCGCGCGACAACGTCGTGACCATCATCCCTGTCAGGGAAGTCGACACGTACGTACTCGCGAAGTACCGCCGTGAGTTCGGCGAGCACGTCGAGACCGTGTGGCCGACACTCGACACCCTGCGCGGCGTCCAGGACCGCGTGCGCCTGTTCGACGCGGCGGACGCGGCGGACGTCGGCGCCCCGGAGACGGGCTTGCTCGACGAGTGGGATGACTGGAGCGAGGAGGTCATCGTCAAGCCCCGGTTCACGCTGAACGCCGCGGAGTACCACGACTCCTTCGAGGAGACACACCGCCACCAGACCTCGACGCAGTACGTGCCCGCCGGCGAGGAACCGGACATCGACTCCTACCTCGAGGACGTCGGACACGTCCCGCTGGTCCAGGAGTACGTCCGGGACTCCGACGAGTACGCGTTCTTCGCGCTGTGCGACCACGGTGAACCGGTCGCGAGCTTCCAGCACCAGCAGCTCCGGGGCTACCGGTACAGCGGCGGCGCGAGCGCGTACCGCAAAGCCATCGACGACCCCGAACTGGAGGCCGCGGGCCGCCGCCTCCTCGGGGAACTCGACTGGCACGGGCTGGCGATGGTGGAGTTCCTCAAGGACCCCGCGACCGGCGAGTACAGGCTCATGGAGATCAACCCCCGGTTCTGGACGTCGCTCCCGTTCACCGTGCAGGCCGGCGTCGACCTGCCGTACTACTACTGGCTGCTCGCGGTGGACGCGGCCAACGCCATCCAGTCGGGGTACGACGTGGGCGCCCGCGGCCACCTGCTCCGGGGCGAGGCGCTGTTCCTCCACAGCGTCCTCACCGAGGACAACCCGCTCGCCCCCCGGCCGTCGCTGGCCGGATCGATGCTCGAGGTGGCGTACACGGTCGCGCGGTACCCGCGCTTCGACAACTTCTCACTCGACGACCCCGGGCCGTTCGTCCAGGACGTCAAAAACTCTCTCGAGGAACTCCTCGCCGGTCGAACGTCGTAG
- a CDS encoding glycosyltransferase family 2 protein, with protein sequence MYKQHTVAVVITAYNERNFVGDVVDTVPGFVDRVYVIDDHSTDGSWAEIQQAAAATNERTDETGDDSERVVTIRHDRNRGVGAAIKTGYRRARADRMDVTAVMNGDGQMNPDILHRIVDPVVEGRADYAKGNRLLSRDHVRSMSVWRRFGNGVLTLLTKFASGYWKTMDPQNGYTAVSLDALDALDVDGLYDDYGFLNDVLITLNAHAMRVADVEMEAHYGDEESTIAYSRFIPNVSMLLLQGFLWRLKVRYLVYDFHPLVALYGIGVVGLGGLAARVGVAALGGVSAPSALAMLAVLLVSAFALTLGTTFDLANNEHLEHAEFAEEAGDRVERSPRGSATRSQLNAETD encoded by the coding sequence ATGTACAAACAACACACCGTCGCAGTGGTCATCACGGCGTACAACGAGCGAAACTTCGTGGGTGACGTCGTCGACACGGTCCCCGGGTTCGTCGACCGCGTATACGTGATCGACGACCACTCGACGGACGGCAGCTGGGCGGAGATACAGCAGGCAGCGGCCGCCACGAACGAGCGCACGGACGAGACGGGCGACGACAGCGAGCGCGTCGTGACGATTCGGCACGACCGGAACCGGGGCGTCGGTGCCGCCATCAAGACCGGCTACCGGCGAGCGCGCGCGGACCGGATGGACGTCACGGCGGTGATGAACGGGGACGGGCAGATGAACCCCGACATCCTCCACCGCATCGTCGACCCCGTCGTCGAGGGGCGCGCAGATTACGCGAAGGGGAACCGCCTATTGAGCCGCGACCACGTCCGGAGCATGAGCGTCTGGCGGCGCTTCGGGAACGGCGTGCTGACGCTGTTGACGAAGTTCGCCTCCGGATACTGGAAGACGATGGACCCCCAGAACGGGTACACCGCAGTGTCACTCGACGCGCTCGACGCGCTCGACGTGGACGGGCTCTACGACGACTACGGCTTCCTGAACGACGTACTCATCACGCTCAACGCGCACGCGATGCGGGTGGCAGACGTCGAGATGGAGGCCCACTACGGCGACGAGGAGAGCACCATCGCGTACTCGCGGTTCATCCCGAACGTGTCGATGCTCCTCCTCCAGGGGTTCCTGTGGCGGCTGAAGGTCAGGTACCTCGTCTACGACTTCCACCCGCTGGTGGCGCTGTACGGCATCGGCGTGGTGGGCCTGGGCGGCCTGGCCGCGCGGGTCGGTGTGGCGGCACTCGGGGGCGTCTCGGCGCCGTCCGCGCTCGCGATGCTCGCCGTCCTTCTGGTCAGCGCGTTCGCGCTCACCCTCGGGACGACCTTCGACCTGGCGAACAACGAACACCTGGAGCACGCGGAGTTCGCGGAGGAGGCCGGCGACCGCGTCGAGCGGTCGCCACGTGGCAGCGCGACGCGGTCGCAGCTCAACGCGGAGACCGACTGA
- a CDS encoding DUF354 domain-containing protein — MTAASTRYLVFTNTPAHVHLYKNMVAELRDEGHDVLVLGRAYGCTEDLLSYYDMPYELYGGQSPSFRSLVTNVPSQFTSILRRVRAYDPDVVFGRGSYAAFAGTVSRTRTILVVDSTPYNVGPIVSSAFVHRVLTPDSYGRNLGANHDRFRGVKECAYLHPDVFSPDQSVRADLGVGSSEPYVVVRLNAYDSVHDVGLGAGPTTDRVALLERLAEHATVFVSDESETLDLSTLDARRFDLHPARIHDALAAANLVVTDTGTIATEGALLGTPAIRFIDEDEPAMGEFEELEANDLLVQHTDLADVLADAQSILESESERERWQRRRDEFMASKPNLTRRLLDIAVDAAPQ; from the coding sequence GTGACCGCGGCGTCGACGCGGTATCTGGTGTTCACGAACACCCCCGCGCACGTCCACCTGTACAAGAACATGGTCGCGGAACTCCGCGACGAGGGCCACGACGTGCTCGTGCTCGGCCGGGCGTACGGCTGCACGGAGGACCTGCTCTCGTACTACGACATGCCATACGAACTCTACGGCGGCCAGTCGCCGTCGTTCCGGTCGCTGGTGACGAACGTCCCCTCGCAGTTCACCTCGATACTCCGGCGCGTCCGCGCGTACGACCCGGACGTCGTCTTCGGTCGGGGGTCGTACGCGGCGTTCGCCGGCACCGTCAGCCGAACGAGGACGATACTCGTCGTCGACTCGACGCCGTACAACGTCGGCCCCATCGTCTCCAGTGCGTTCGTCCATCGCGTGCTCACGCCGGATTCGTACGGCCGGAACCTCGGCGCGAACCACGACCGCTTCCGCGGCGTCAAGGAGTGCGCGTACCTGCACCCGGACGTGTTCTCGCCCGACCAGTCGGTGCGCGCCGACCTCGGAGTCGGGTCGTCGGAGCCGTACGTCGTGGTCCGTCTCAACGCCTACGACTCCGTCCACGACGTCGGCCTCGGCGCCGGCCCCACGACGGACCGGGTCGCGCTCCTGGAGCGCCTCGCGGAGCACGCGACGGTCTTCGTCTCCGACGAGAGCGAGACCCTCGACCTGTCGACCCTCGACGCGCGCCGATTCGACCTCCACCCCGCTCGGATACACGACGCGCTCGCGGCCGCCAACCTCGTCGTCACGGACACGGGCACCATCGCGACGGAAGGCGCGCTGCTGGGGACACCCGCCATCCGCTTCATCGACGAGGACGAACCCGCGATGGGGGAGTTCGAGGAACTCGAGGCCAACGACCTGCTCGTCCAGCACACCGACCTGGCGGACGTGCTCGCGGACGCACAGTCGATTCTCGAGAGCGAGAGCGAACGGGAGCGCTGGCAGCGCCGCCGTGACGAGTTCATGGCGAGCAAACCGAACCTGACGCGGCGGCTGCTCGACATCGCAGTCGACGCAGCGCCGCAGTGA
- a CDS encoding right-handed parallel beta-helix repeat-containing protein, which yields MNDRRRFLQAAALSLPFLAGCSTPWDGERSETDDRPTSPGTGDGPDGTSGPGPTVSERFDHVYDVVEEGIDPTGETRIDESVEELAGDDTLLYFPEGQYSVGSVVIQDVQNFGMVGDGATFDIAEKGKNIYLSLRRVADVHVEGFTVDNSGKNEAAAVDLKCTGGTNRLRNYAVEGFVDVHQRTFGFTLMVEGEDTSLELENVDLSKGARNAGGAFVFPQRDFYDPDRAAGSLAIRDCVMKGWGKEGLYASAHSGPLRIVGGEYANNAIAQVRIGGGNAPTDAIVRDVTVRVTGIPEYMPPRNRLLRGIWLKEGDGAVIENCTIEAHNLTHSETQGAVVVNGQFGRVTIRDCDITSSVPRPGIVAEAPEEEYDATWMPSLDRLPAEWHVTVENTTITGGLSDVEAVDVVGRDGCAFRNVTIDQPESGADGIRLERLASCTVTDSTIDAQRFPLLVTVPESTDDCLVRLDGVTLRGGGPAGADQPLASTRDGTFCVDASLVSGSDPGPGQLFGLSRTAADAPDGGAANGTSASSGPTADHRSDGAVQFLYGQLVDD from the coding sequence ATGAACGACCGGCGTCGGTTCCTCCAGGCGGCGGCGTTGTCCCTCCCATTCCTCGCTGGCTGCTCGACCCCATGGGATGGGGAGCGTTCCGAGACGGACGACCGGCCGACGTCCCCCGGGACCGGCGATGGCCCGGACGGAACCTCCGGCCCTGGCCCGACAGTCAGCGAGCGATTCGACCACGTGTACGACGTTGTCGAGGAGGGAATCGACCCGACCGGAGAGACCAGAATCGACGAGTCAGTCGAGGAACTCGCGGGCGACGACACGTTGCTCTACTTCCCCGAGGGCCAGTACAGCGTCGGCTCCGTCGTGATACAGGACGTCCAGAACTTCGGCATGGTCGGGGATGGCGCGACCTTCGACATCGCCGAGAAGGGAAAGAACATCTACCTGTCGCTGCGACGGGTCGCGGACGTCCACGTCGAGGGCTTTACCGTCGACAACTCCGGGAAGAACGAGGCGGCGGCGGTCGACCTGAAGTGTACGGGCGGCACCAACCGCCTGCGGAACTACGCGGTCGAGGGGTTCGTGGACGTCCACCAGCGGACGTTCGGGTTCACGCTCATGGTCGAGGGCGAAGACACGTCACTGGAACTCGAGAACGTCGACCTCAGCAAGGGCGCGCGCAACGCCGGCGGCGCGTTCGTGTTCCCCCAGCGGGACTTCTACGACCCCGACCGGGCGGCAGGGTCACTCGCCATCCGAGACTGCGTGATGAAGGGGTGGGGAAAGGAGGGTCTCTACGCGTCGGCGCACAGCGGCCCGCTCCGGATCGTCGGCGGCGAGTACGCCAACAACGCCATTGCCCAGGTGCGCATCGGTGGCGGGAACGCGCCGACTGACGCGATCGTACGGGACGTCACGGTGCGCGTGACCGGCATCCCTGAGTACATGCCCCCGCGGAACCGCCTGCTGCGTGGTATCTGGCTGAAGGAGGGGGACGGCGCGGTGATAGAGAACTGCACGATAGAAGCCCACAACCTCACGCACAGCGAGACCCAGGGCGCGGTCGTCGTCAACGGCCAGTTCGGGCGCGTGACCATCCGGGACTGCGACATCACGTCGTCCGTGCCGCGCCCCGGCATCGTCGCCGAGGCGCCCGAGGAGGAGTACGACGCCACCTGGATGCCGTCTCTCGACCGACTCCCGGCGGAGTGGCACGTTACCGTCGAGAACACCACCATCACCGGCGGCCTCTCCGACGTCGAAGCGGTCGACGTGGTCGGCCGCGATGGCTGTGCGTTCCGGAACGTCACCATCGACCAGCCCGAATCCGGAGCGGACGGCATCCGCCTCGAGCGCCTCGCGTCGTGCACGGTGACGGACAGCACCATCGACGCCCAGCGCTTCCCGCTCCTTGTCACCGTTCCCGAGTCCACCGATGACTGTCTCGTCCGCCTCGACGGGGTGACGCTGCGCGGTGGCGGACCGGCCGGCGCGGACCAGCCACTGGCGTCGACCAGGGACGGCACGTTCTGCGTCGACGCGTCACTCGTGTCCGGGTCGGACCCCGGCCCCGGGCAGTTGTTCGGACTGAGTCGGACGGCGGCCGACGCGCCCGACGGCGGGGCGGCGAACGGAACCAGCGCGTCGTCGGGCCCGACCGCCGACCACCGCAGTGACGGCGCCGTCCAGTTTCTCTACGGGCAACTGGTCGACGACTGA
- a CDS encoding glycosyltransferase — protein sequence MHSATAATRHDPLTILSLTPALGSPFYRTQISSLESLNVDSEPLPVPGEIDVSDANANRSVRDYLRYLGRVRRAVDDRHDVVHANYGLTAPHALAQSTAPVVLSLWGSDVFGRFGWLSKACAPLCDEVVVMSESMADELPCDATVIPHGVDLDRFAPRPRSDALAEIGWDPDAKHVLFPAPTARPEKDFPRAWRVYDAACDRLDERVVLHAPDGQLPHHEMPAVMNAADALLLTSRHEGSPNVVKEAMACNLPVVSTPVGDVPERLDGVSQSAVHADDDDLADALATILADGRRSNGRDAAAAVSVERTAARYRDVYDRVR from the coding sequence ATGCACTCCGCGACAGCGGCCACTCGCCACGACCCGCTGACTATCCTGTCACTCACCCCCGCGCTCGGCTCTCCGTTCTACCGCACGCAGATTTCGTCGCTCGAATCCCTGAACGTCGACAGCGAACCGCTCCCCGTACCCGGCGAAATCGACGTGAGCGACGCCAACGCCAATCGGTCGGTGCGCGACTACCTCCGATACCTGGGGCGCGTCCGCCGCGCCGTCGACGACCGCCACGACGTCGTGCACGCGAACTACGGCCTGACAGCGCCCCACGCGCTCGCGCAGTCGACGGCCCCCGTCGTGCTGTCGCTTTGGGGAAGCGACGTGTTCGGGCGGTTCGGCTGGCTGAGCAAGGCGTGCGCGCCGCTGTGCGACGAGGTAGTGGTGATGTCCGAATCGATGGCCGACGAACTGCCCTGCGATGCGACGGTCATCCCGCACGGCGTCGATCTCGACCGGTTCGCGCCCCGCCCGCGGAGCGACGCGCTGGCGGAGATCGGCTGGGACCCGGACGCGAAACACGTCCTGTTTCCGGCGCCGACCGCCCGACCGGAGAAGGACTTCCCGCGCGCGTGGCGGGTGTACGACGCGGCCTGCGACCGCCTCGATGAGCGCGTCGTCCTGCACGCGCCGGACGGCCAACTTCCCCACCACGAGATGCCTGCGGTGATGAACGCCGCGGACGCGCTGCTTCTCACCTCCCGTCACGAGGGGTCGCCGAACGTCGTCAAGGAGGCGATGGCGTGTAACCTCCCGGTGGTCTCGACGCCCGTCGGGGACGTCCCCGAGCGACTCGACGGCGTGTCGCAGTCGGCGGTCCACGCGGACGACGATGACCTGGCGGACGCCCTCGCGACGATTCTCGCGGACGGCCGGCGCTCGAACGGCCGGGACGCCGCCGCCGCGGTCAGCGTCGAGCGGACCGCAGCGCGGTACCGTGACGTGTACGACCGCGTGCGCTGA
- a CDS encoding DUF6541 family protein, whose translation MSYRSHAQRPRETSDRNQTVGTAVLLVGFLAALAAIVIAHQSPANAYELSLYTGTPTAFWGAVAVAFACSLAVSFFPPTPAHRLAGLLLGGEAFVAVAGIPLLRDYAFLGAGDPLTHLGWTKTIVAGDLALTDLIYPGTHTVAIFISQLFGLGLRQSMLLATGVFVLAFVVFVPVVVYAATGDRGVATVGAFSAMMLLPINNISAHLTVFPSTLAVFFLPLVLVLLVVYLAETDASSRVTPVGALLALATFSLVLVHPQQATNLLVVYATVVGVLLVKRRYGDDVQARVPVGQFAFLGTILFAWGLSHERITNAVGAYSGRVVGVFAGASGDGGALAHQTSSLAAIGVSPVEIGAKLFAVSFVYLAVTGVVLVAAARRRTGDSDDRVATLPLLGVTMFPLGVIMVLYVLGGIGTIYFRHLAFIMVVATVVGAVGVGRVFGRLQGAGTARRVGSLLVIVALAVMLCLSLATAFSSPFIHKTSGHVTQAQFSGHETAFTHESEDIGYVGIRTGPARFRDAVAGVLEPDPWNPAGQHSVPFGALDRNLAGLYDTPRYLVVTDADVQREVIAFEEYRYSRAGFRSLDAQENVNRVITNGDFRLYYVGE comes from the coding sequence ATGAGCTATCGCAGCCACGCCCAACGGCCACGCGAGACAAGCGACCGGAACCAGACGGTCGGAACGGCGGTACTCCTCGTCGGGTTCCTCGCGGCGCTCGCAGCCATCGTCATCGCCCACCAGTCGCCCGCCAACGCGTACGAGTTGTCGCTGTACACCGGCACGCCGACCGCGTTCTGGGGTGCCGTCGCGGTCGCGTTCGCGTGCTCGCTGGCGGTGAGTTTCTTCCCGCCGACGCCCGCCCACCGGCTCGCCGGCCTGCTCCTCGGCGGCGAAGCGTTCGTCGCCGTCGCCGGGATTCCGCTGCTCCGGGACTACGCCTTCCTCGGCGCCGGCGACCCGCTGACCCACCTCGGCTGGACGAAGACCATCGTCGCCGGTGACCTCGCGCTGACCGACCTCATCTACCCCGGCACGCACACCGTCGCCATCTTCATCTCCCAGCTCTTCGGGCTCGGACTCCGGCAGTCGATGCTGCTGGCGACGGGCGTGTTCGTGCTCGCATTCGTCGTCTTCGTTCCGGTCGTCGTCTACGCCGCCACGGGCGACCGCGGCGTCGCCACCGTCGGCGCGTTCTCCGCCATGATGTTGCTCCCCATCAACAACATCAGCGCGCACCTCACGGTGTTCCCGAGCACGCTCGCCGTGTTCTTCCTCCCGCTCGTGCTCGTGTTGCTCGTCGTCTACCTCGCGGAGACCGACGCGTCCAGTCGGGTGACGCCCGTCGGCGCGCTGCTCGCGCTGGCGACGTTCAGCCTCGTTCTCGTTCACCCCCAGCAGGCCACGAACCTTCTGGTCGTGTACGCCACGGTCGTCGGCGTGCTCCTGGTCAAGCGCCGGTACGGGGATGACGTGCAGGCCCGCGTGCCGGTCGGCCAGTTCGCGTTCCTCGGGACCATACTTTTCGCCTGGGGGCTCTCCCACGAGCGCATCACGAACGCCGTCGGCGCGTACTCCGGCCGGGTGGTGGGCGTGTTCGCCGGGGCCTCCGGAGACGGCGGCGCGCTCGCCCACCAGACCAGTTCGCTGGCCGCCATCGGCGTCTCGCCGGTAGAGATCGGGGCGAAACTGTTCGCCGTGAGTTTCGTCTACCTCGCGGTGACCGGCGTCGTGCTGGTCGCGGCCGCGCGACGGCGGACCGGCGACAGCGACGACCGCGTAGCGACACTTCCCCTGCTCGGGGTGACGATGTTCCCACTGGGCGTCATCATGGTGCTGTACGTGCTCGGCGGCATCGGCACCATCTACTTCCGGCATCTCGCGTTCATCATGGTCGTCGCCACGGTCGTCGGCGCCGTCGGCGTCGGCCGTGTGTTCGGCCGCCTCCAGGGGGCTGGGACCGCTCGGCGCGTCGGAAGCCTGCTCGTGATCGTCGCCCTCGCGGTCATGCTGTGTCTCTCGCTCGCGACCGCGTTCTCCTCGCCGTTCATCCACAAGACCAGCGGGCACGTCACGCAGGCCCAGTTTAGCGGCCACGAGACCGCGTTCACCCACGAGAGCGAGGACATCGGCTACGTCGGCATCAGGACCGGTCCCGCCCGCTTCAGGGACGCCGTCGCGGGCGTGCTCGAACCCGACCCGTGGAACCCAGCGGGGCAGCACAGCGTTCCGTTCGGCGCGCTCGACCGGAACCTCGCAGGTCTCTACGACACTCCGCGGTACCTCGTCGTCACCGACGCCGACGTGCAACGTGAGGTGATAGCCTTCGAGGAGTACCGCTACTCCAGGGCCGGATTCCGCTCGCTCGACGCACAGGAGAACGTCAACCGGGTGATCACGAACGGCGACTTCCGGCTGTACTATGTCGGCGAATGA
- a CDS encoding flippase, producing MSANDGVTERSRLLRGVRAMLAADAVRLVFRTAVIVLLSRYLLTPSSYGLLFLAMSILGVSFLFSVFGLPKATARYVTEYVETSPDQVTHVVRFGLTTVLASVTVVCVALVALRGQIAGVFGEPELAPLLLVGAGFLAARSVEKYLHAVFQAFNAVQYSGLVKSVDSVAQVAFILAFVLLGFGTVGAMAGFVVAAVIGAVVGLVVLVRGYYREHDPAPEMEDGLKSRILRYSVPLTAGSAANALDQRVDIILVGYLLNPAAAGYYTLAKQISESVSTPATSLGFTVSPQLGTYKASDDLSLAGDLYETAFVHVVAVYVPAAAGMILVARPAIAAVFGDAYLGAVPAVQVFGVYTLLLALDQITNDGLDYLGRARVRAVTKGVTSVANVALNLALIPVYGVVGATVATVLTYSVLVAVELYVVSSVLPLPVRGLARTVGVVFAITVGMSAVVVALLPYVSGLPSLLGVVGVAVGLWALLTGASGLLDFDRVWRVIA from the coding sequence ATGTCGGCGAATGACGGCGTGACGGAGCGGAGCAGGCTGCTTCGGGGCGTTCGCGCGATGCTCGCCGCGGACGCAGTGCGGCTGGTCTTCCGGACCGCCGTCATCGTGTTGCTGTCGCGGTACCTGTTGACCCCCAGCAGCTACGGTCTGCTGTTCCTGGCGATGTCGATTCTCGGGGTCTCGTTCCTGTTCAGCGTGTTCGGCCTGCCGAAGGCCACGGCGCGCTACGTCACCGAGTACGTCGAGACCAGCCCCGACCAGGTCACGCACGTCGTCCGGTTCGGACTGACGACCGTGCTCGCGTCGGTCACGGTCGTCTGCGTCGCGCTGGTCGCGCTCCGGGGGCAGATCGCGGGCGTGTTCGGCGAACCGGAACTCGCACCGCTGCTGCTGGTCGGCGCCGGCTTCCTCGCCGCGCGGTCCGTAGAGAAGTACCTCCACGCGGTGTTCCAGGCGTTCAACGCCGTCCAGTACAGCGGCCTCGTGAAGAGCGTCGACAGCGTCGCACAGGTCGCGTTCATCCTCGCGTTCGTCCTGCTCGGGTTCGGCACCGTCGGCGCCATGGCCGGCTTCGTCGTCGCCGCTGTGATCGGTGCGGTCGTCGGTCTCGTGGTGCTCGTCCGGGGTTACTACCGGGAGCACGACCCCGCACCCGAGATGGAAGATGGGCTGAAGTCCCGGATTCTCCGGTACAGCGTCCCGCTGACGGCGGGGAGCGCTGCGAACGCGCTCGACCAGCGGGTCGACATCATCCTCGTCGGATACCTCCTGAACCCCGCCGCGGCGGGCTACTACACGCTCGCCAAGCAGATATCCGAGTCCGTGAGCACGCCCGCGACGTCGCTCGGGTTCACAGTCTCCCCGCAGCTCGGGACGTACAAGGCGAGTGACGACCTCTCGCTCGCGGGCGACCTCTACGAGACGGCGTTCGTCCACGTCGTCGCCGTCTACGTGCCGGCGGCGGCGGGCATGATACTGGTCGCTCGGCCCGCCATCGCGGCGGTCTTCGGGGACGCGTACCTCGGCGCGGTCCCCGCGGTGCAGGTGTTCGGCGTGTACACGCTGTTGCTCGCGCTCGACCAGATCACGAACGACGGCCTCGACTACCTCGGACGCGCCCGGGTCCGGGCCGTCACGAAGGGCGTCACGTCAGTCGCGAACGTCGCGCTCAACCTCGCGCTCATCCCCGTGTACGGCGTCGTCGGCGCGACCGTGGCGACGGTGCTGACGTACAGCGTGCTGGTGGCCGTCGAACTCTACGTGGTGTCGTCCGTGCTGCCGCTCCCGGTCCGAGGCCTCGCGCGCACTGTCGGGGTCGTGTTCGCCATCACCGTCGGAATGTCGGCTGTCGTGGTGGCGTTGCTGCCGTACGTCTCGGGGTTGCCGTCGCTGCTCGGCGTCGTCGGCGTGGCGGTGGGTCTGTGGGCGTTGCTCACCGGCGCGAGCGGCCTCCTCGACTTCGACCGCGTGTGGAGGGTGATAGCCTGA
- a CDS encoding VIT1/CCC1 transporter family protein, translated as MSSRFASLRETLQDEDVRSISRRYFISNGFDGTLTCIGIIVGSFLGGNQSAMEIVRVVAGGTVGLAASGVWSVWEIERAEKLAELRRVEDKLLADLEETELHNRKTRARKVNSFMSGLGPTLGMLLPVLPYFLVGSVLTLLWATVAGVLIGVALLFVFGAYMGNISDQNWVVAGIRTGLVGLVVGAINIALPG; from the coding sequence GTGTCATCCAGATTCGCCTCTCTTCGGGAGACCCTCCAGGACGAGGACGTGCGCTCGATCTCCCGCCGGTACTTCATCTCGAACGGGTTCGACGGCACGCTCACCTGCATCGGCATCATCGTCGGGTCGTTCCTCGGCGGGAATCAGTCGGCCATGGAGATCGTTCGCGTCGTCGCCGGCGGGACCGTCGGGCTCGCGGCGTCCGGCGTCTGGAGCGTCTGGGAGATCGAGCGCGCCGAGAAGCTCGCGGAGCTCCGGCGCGTCGAGGACAAACTCCTCGCGGACCTCGAGGAGACCGAACTCCACAACCGGAAGACCAGAGCCAGGAAGGTCAACTCCTTCATGAGCGGCCTCGGCCCGACGCTCGGCATGCTGCTGCCGGTGCTCCCGTACTTCCTGGTGGGGTCGGTGCTCACGCTGCTCTGGGCGACGGTCGCGGGCGTCCTCATCGGCGTTGCGCTCCTGTTCGTCTTCGGCGCGTACATGGGCAACATCTCTGACCAGAACTGGGTGGTGGCGGGCATCCGGACCGGGCTCGTCGGCCTGGTGGTCGGCGCCATCAACATCGCACTCCCTGGGTAA